In the genome of Streptomyces sp. V2I9, one region contains:
- a CDS encoding glycosyltransferase family 4 protein, with product MSQLRTVHVLGGGSAGGSAHAGSLAAGLVARGVRVTVCAPPAVDRAHDFTAAGARFLPVPRRSDPAAVAALRAACAGADVVHAHGLHAAARTALALSGRSVPLVMTWHTRRYAEGARRQILHLLERRAARAAAVVLAPTSDLVDLARERGARDARLAPFTVPPPCPEDLGDGTGADADPDKLRAELGAVDRPLLMAAGALVPQHGFGGLLDAARLWRGLDPEPLLVIAGEGQDRDALRRRIRDEELPVVLLESRHGAGELLAAADLALLPSRWEGRSLLAQEALRAGVPLVATAVGGTPELVGGAAALVPYGNAEALAGAVVRLIEDPAERDRLAEAGRAQAADWPTEDDTIAHVLSVYDELAQPSAIGRGR from the coding sequence GTGTCACAACTGCGTACGGTCCACGTCCTGGGCGGCGGCAGCGCGGGCGGCAGCGCGCACGCCGGTTCGCTGGCCGCCGGACTGGTGGCGCGCGGGGTCCGGGTGACCGTCTGCGCCCCGCCCGCGGTGGACCGCGCCCATGACTTCACGGCGGCCGGGGCCCGCTTCCTCCCGGTGCCCCGGCGCAGCGACCCGGCCGCCGTCGCCGCCCTGCGGGCCGCCTGCGCGGGGGCGGACGTCGTCCATGCCCACGGCCTCCACGCCGCCGCCCGCACCGCCCTCGCGCTGAGCGGACGCTCCGTACCCCTGGTGATGACCTGGCACACGCGGCGGTACGCGGAAGGGGCCCGCCGGCAGATCCTGCACCTGCTGGAACGCCGCGCCGCCCGGGCCGCCGCCGTGGTCCTCGCCCCCACCTCCGACCTGGTCGACCTGGCCCGCGAACGGGGGGCACGCGACGCCCGGCTCGCTCCGTTCACCGTTCCGCCGCCGTGCCCGGAAGATCTCGGCGACGGGACCGGCGCCGACGCGGACCCCGACAAACTGCGGGCCGAACTCGGCGCGGTGGACCGGCCGTTGCTGATGGCCGCCGGCGCCCTCGTGCCGCAGCACGGCTTCGGCGGCCTGCTGGACGCGGCCCGTCTCTGGCGGGGCCTGGACCCCGAGCCGTTGCTCGTCATCGCGGGGGAGGGGCAGGACCGGGACGCGCTGCGACGGCGGATCAGGGACGAGGAGTTGCCCGTGGTCCTCCTCGAATCCCGTCACGGGGCCGGGGAGTTGCTCGCCGCCGCCGACCTGGCCCTGCTGCCGAGCCGGTGGGAGGGGCGCTCCCTGCTGGCCCAGGAGGCGCTGCGCGCCGGGGTTCCGCTGGTCGCCACCGCGGTCGGCGGCACCCCCGAACTGGTCGGAGGAGCCGCCGCACTGGTGCCGTACGGGAACGCCGAGGCCCTCGCCGGCGCGGTGGTGCGGCTGATCGAGGACCCGGCGGAGCGCGACCGGCTCGCCGAGGCAGGGCGGGCGCAGGCGGCCGACTGGCCCACCGAGGACGACACGATCGCCCATGTGCTCAGCGTCTACGACGAGTTGGCCCAGCCGTCGGCCATCGGGCGCGGGCGCTGA